A window of Thunnus thynnus chromosome 17, fThuThy2.1, whole genome shotgun sequence contains these coding sequences:
- the pdxdc1 gene encoding pyridoxal-dependent decarboxylase domain-containing protein 1 isoform X1, with the protein MMVDVTLAQVGKNLSDAMRILGDGQRELEAGTERRRFSRTSIPGPLQGDGQDVATILHLVHNLIHEEEEEEDKPSQHRMQNVGEQGHMALLGHSLAAYISVLDRERLRKLTTRILSDTTLWLCRLFRYESGSAYFHEDDRDGLVKVCRLVINARYEEYASEGYAVLNSKQPIIYQSASCRPGLGQHLCSQLGLPLSSLCTVPCNTIFGSQHQMDVALLDKLIKEDIEAGKLPLLLIANAGTPGAGHTDKLGRLKDLCDQYTMWLHVEGVNLATLALGQATSAVMAATKSDSMTLTPGLWLGLPAVTAVTLYRHEDPALSLAAGLTSSQPVEKLRALPLWLSLQYLGHNGIVQKIRHATALSQQLLQKLKTLTSIKTSVEDELNSPVVLFKFSQEMSAASSGGSVEGYCAGEKEVLDAFNRWLGEQLAQLVPNSGIDVVELEDEGTCVRFSPLLTAAVLGTQQEDVEDLVEKLLELVPVMSSTMSLRQDFREETHRHSPSLRYMEELSWPGLGAVQYEPQAEGMDESRTKQELKKINTELLKKLQDLDTDIIFSTGPEFGTEDCIFVSMVTEDVDVSELVDTIAALGRDIEESGRLLENMTEVVRKGILEAELQLQKANEEKLMEEGMLRQLPLVGSVLNWFSPVESSIKGRTFNLAAGSLDSTEVTYSTKAQAGRPSLQDSPTSSSKRLPGQRLFRRSGAGSDSFSETSSIGQAEETTGEGGTTLSSSIHPPSSPSVPEEDVQITCDVIPEEVQESCVQEHMQVETEEASEERTPEGQEVEQSRG; encoded by the exons aTGATGGTGGACGTCACGCTGGCTCAAGTGGGCAAGAATCTGAGTGATGCCATGAGGATCTTGGGAGATGGACAGAG AGAGCTGGAGGCAGGAACAGAGAGACGGCGCTTCAGTAGAACCAGCATTCCTGGACCCCTGCAGGGAGa TGGTCAGGATGTTGCCACTATTCTGCACCTAGTTCACAACCTCATtcatgaagaggaggaggaagaggacaagCCAAGCCAACA TAGGATGCAGAATGTGGGTGAACAGGGTCACATGGCGCTGCTGGGTCACAGCCTGGCAGCCTACATCTCAGTGTTGGACAGAGAGCGACTGCGGAAGCTGACCACTCGGATCCTGTCTGACACCACACTGTGGCTCTGCAGACTGTTCAG GTATGAGAGTGGTTCAGCCTACTTCCATGAAGATGACAGGGATGGCCTTGTCAAAGTGTGTCGGCTGGTCATCAATGCCCGTTATGAAGAATATGCCTCTGAGGGCTATGCAGTCCTCAACTCAAAACAGCCAATCATCTACCAGAGCGCCTCCTGCAGGCCTGGCCTGGGACAGCACTTGTGCAGCCAG CTCGGCCTGCCTCTCTCCAGTTTGTGCACAGTCCCATGCAACACCATCTTTGGATCCCAACACCAAATG GATGTCGCCCTGTTGGACAAACTAATCAAAGAGGACATAGAAGCTGGGAAGCTTCCTTTGCTGTTGATTGCCAATGCAG GTACTCCTGGGGCTGGCCATACAGACAAGCTTGGTCGTCTGAAGGACCTTTGTGATCAGTACACCATGTGGCTCCATGTGGAGGG AGTCAACCTGGCAACTCTGGCACTGGGTCAGGCTACATCTGCTGTCATG GCAGCCACCAAAAGTGACAGTATGACACTGACACCAGGTCTGTGGCTGGGATTGCCTGCTGTAACTGCTGTCACCCTCTACAGACATGAAGACCCAGCACTG TCTCTGGCAGCAGGTTTGACCTCCAGCCAGCCAGTGGAGAAGCTACGAGCGCTgcctctctggctctctctgcAGTACCTCGGTCACAATGGAATTGTCCAGAAGATCAGACATGCCACTGCTCTG AGCCAGCAACTGCTGCAGAAGCTAAAAACTTTGACCTCCATCAAAACATCG GTGGAGGATGAACTCAACTCTCCTGTGGTGCTATTCAAATTTTCCCAGGAAATGAGTGCTG CATCCAGTGGGGGTTCAGTGGAGGGTTACTGTGCTGGCGAGAAAGAGGTGCTTGATGCCTTCAACAGATGG CTGGGTGAGCAGCTGGCCCAGCTGGTTCCCAACAGTGGGATAGATGTGGTGGAGCTTGAAGATGAGGGTACCTGTGTTCGTTTCAGCCCACTCCTGACCGCTGCAG TCCTGGGGACCCAGCAGGAGGATGTGGAGGACCTGGTGGAGAAGCTGTTAGAGCTGGTGCCTGTGATGAGCTCCACAATGTCCCTCAGACAGGACTTCAGAGAGGAGACCCACCGACACTCGCCCTCCCTCAGATACATGGAGGAGCTCAGCTGGCCTGGCCTGGGGGCTGTTCA GTACGAGCCACAGGCTGAAGGAATGGATGAGAGCAGGACAAAGCAGGAGCTGAAGAAAATCAACACTGAGCTGCTGAAGAAACTACAAGACCTTGACACTGACATCATCTTTTCCACTG GCCCTGAGTTTGGGACAGAGGACTGTATCTTTGTGAGCATGGTAACAGAGGACGTCGATGTTTCAGAACTGGTGGACACAATAGCTGCGCTGGGAAGGGACATAGAAGAGAGCGGAAGG CTATTGGAGAACATGACAGAGGTGGTGAGGAAAGGCATCctggaggcagagctgcagctgcaaaaagCCAATGAGGAGAAACTCATGGAAGAG GGGATGCTAAGACAACTTCCTCTGGTTGGCTCTGTGTTAAACTGGTTCTCTCCAGTTGAAAGCTCCATTAAGGGCAGGACCTTCAACCTGGCTGCAg GTTCCCTGGACTCCACAGAGGTGACATACTCCACTAAGGCCCAGGCAGGCAGGCCTTCCCTGCAAGACTCTCCCACCTCCTCATCAAAGAGACTGCCAG GTCAGAGGTTATTCCGGCGCTCCGGGGCAGGCTCCGACTCCTTCAGTGAAACTAGCTCCATCGGACAGGCTGAGGAAACAACCGGGGAAGGGGGTACCACTCTGAGCAGTAGCATTCACCCACCCTCCTCTCCGTCCGTACCTGAGGAAGACGTGCAGATTACATGTGATGTCATACCAGAAGAAGTTCAGGAGTCGTGTGTGCAGGAGCACATGCAGGTAGAGACTGAAGAGGCCTCAGAGGAGAGGACCCCTGAAGGCCAAGaggtggagcagagcagaggataG
- the pdxdc1 gene encoding pyridoxal-dependent decarboxylase domain-containing protein 1 isoform X2, translating to MMVDVTLAQVGKNLSDAMRILGDGQRELEAGTERRRFSRTSIPGPLQGDGQDVATILHLVHNLIHEEEEEEDKPSQQMQNVGEQGHMALLGHSLAAYISVLDRERLRKLTTRILSDTTLWLCRLFRYESGSAYFHEDDRDGLVKVCRLVINARYEEYASEGYAVLNSKQPIIYQSASCRPGLGQHLCSQLGLPLSSLCTVPCNTIFGSQHQMDVALLDKLIKEDIEAGKLPLLLIANAGTPGAGHTDKLGRLKDLCDQYTMWLHVEGVNLATLALGQATSAVMAATKSDSMTLTPGLWLGLPAVTAVTLYRHEDPALSLAAGLTSSQPVEKLRALPLWLSLQYLGHNGIVQKIRHATALSQQLLQKLKTLTSIKTSVEDELNSPVVLFKFSQEMSAASSGGSVEGYCAGEKEVLDAFNRWLGEQLAQLVPNSGIDVVELEDEGTCVRFSPLLTAAVLGTQQEDVEDLVEKLLELVPVMSSTMSLRQDFREETHRHSPSLRYMEELSWPGLGAVQYEPQAEGMDESRTKQELKKINTELLKKLQDLDTDIIFSTGPEFGTEDCIFVSMVTEDVDVSELVDTIAALGRDIEESGRLLENMTEVVRKGILEAELQLQKANEEKLMEEGMLRQLPLVGSVLNWFSPVESSIKGRTFNLAAGSLDSTEVTYSTKAQAGRPSLQDSPTSSSKRLPGQRLFRRSGAGSDSFSETSSIGQAEETTGEGGTTLSSSIHPPSSPSVPEEDVQITCDVIPEEVQESCVQEHMQVETEEASEERTPEGQEVEQSRG from the exons aTGATGGTGGACGTCACGCTGGCTCAAGTGGGCAAGAATCTGAGTGATGCCATGAGGATCTTGGGAGATGGACAGAG AGAGCTGGAGGCAGGAACAGAGAGACGGCGCTTCAGTAGAACCAGCATTCCTGGACCCCTGCAGGGAGa TGGTCAGGATGTTGCCACTATTCTGCACCTAGTTCACAACCTCATtcatgaagaggaggaggaagaggacaagCCAAGCCAACA GATGCAGAATGTGGGTGAACAGGGTCACATGGCGCTGCTGGGTCACAGCCTGGCAGCCTACATCTCAGTGTTGGACAGAGAGCGACTGCGGAAGCTGACCACTCGGATCCTGTCTGACACCACACTGTGGCTCTGCAGACTGTTCAG GTATGAGAGTGGTTCAGCCTACTTCCATGAAGATGACAGGGATGGCCTTGTCAAAGTGTGTCGGCTGGTCATCAATGCCCGTTATGAAGAATATGCCTCTGAGGGCTATGCAGTCCTCAACTCAAAACAGCCAATCATCTACCAGAGCGCCTCCTGCAGGCCTGGCCTGGGACAGCACTTGTGCAGCCAG CTCGGCCTGCCTCTCTCCAGTTTGTGCACAGTCCCATGCAACACCATCTTTGGATCCCAACACCAAATG GATGTCGCCCTGTTGGACAAACTAATCAAAGAGGACATAGAAGCTGGGAAGCTTCCTTTGCTGTTGATTGCCAATGCAG GTACTCCTGGGGCTGGCCATACAGACAAGCTTGGTCGTCTGAAGGACCTTTGTGATCAGTACACCATGTGGCTCCATGTGGAGGG AGTCAACCTGGCAACTCTGGCACTGGGTCAGGCTACATCTGCTGTCATG GCAGCCACCAAAAGTGACAGTATGACACTGACACCAGGTCTGTGGCTGGGATTGCCTGCTGTAACTGCTGTCACCCTCTACAGACATGAAGACCCAGCACTG TCTCTGGCAGCAGGTTTGACCTCCAGCCAGCCAGTGGAGAAGCTACGAGCGCTgcctctctggctctctctgcAGTACCTCGGTCACAATGGAATTGTCCAGAAGATCAGACATGCCACTGCTCTG AGCCAGCAACTGCTGCAGAAGCTAAAAACTTTGACCTCCATCAAAACATCG GTGGAGGATGAACTCAACTCTCCTGTGGTGCTATTCAAATTTTCCCAGGAAATGAGTGCTG CATCCAGTGGGGGTTCAGTGGAGGGTTACTGTGCTGGCGAGAAAGAGGTGCTTGATGCCTTCAACAGATGG CTGGGTGAGCAGCTGGCCCAGCTGGTTCCCAACAGTGGGATAGATGTGGTGGAGCTTGAAGATGAGGGTACCTGTGTTCGTTTCAGCCCACTCCTGACCGCTGCAG TCCTGGGGACCCAGCAGGAGGATGTGGAGGACCTGGTGGAGAAGCTGTTAGAGCTGGTGCCTGTGATGAGCTCCACAATGTCCCTCAGACAGGACTTCAGAGAGGAGACCCACCGACACTCGCCCTCCCTCAGATACATGGAGGAGCTCAGCTGGCCTGGCCTGGGGGCTGTTCA GTACGAGCCACAGGCTGAAGGAATGGATGAGAGCAGGACAAAGCAGGAGCTGAAGAAAATCAACACTGAGCTGCTGAAGAAACTACAAGACCTTGACACTGACATCATCTTTTCCACTG GCCCTGAGTTTGGGACAGAGGACTGTATCTTTGTGAGCATGGTAACAGAGGACGTCGATGTTTCAGAACTGGTGGACACAATAGCTGCGCTGGGAAGGGACATAGAAGAGAGCGGAAGG CTATTGGAGAACATGACAGAGGTGGTGAGGAAAGGCATCctggaggcagagctgcagctgcaaaaagCCAATGAGGAGAAACTCATGGAAGAG GGGATGCTAAGACAACTTCCTCTGGTTGGCTCTGTGTTAAACTGGTTCTCTCCAGTTGAAAGCTCCATTAAGGGCAGGACCTTCAACCTGGCTGCAg GTTCCCTGGACTCCACAGAGGTGACATACTCCACTAAGGCCCAGGCAGGCAGGCCTTCCCTGCAAGACTCTCCCACCTCCTCATCAAAGAGACTGCCAG GTCAGAGGTTATTCCGGCGCTCCGGGGCAGGCTCCGACTCCTTCAGTGAAACTAGCTCCATCGGACAGGCTGAGGAAACAACCGGGGAAGGGGGTACCACTCTGAGCAGTAGCATTCACCCACCCTCCTCTCCGTCCGTACCTGAGGAAGACGTGCAGATTACATGTGATGTCATACCAGAAGAAGTTCAGGAGTCGTGTGTGCAGGAGCACATGCAGGTAGAGACTGAAGAGGCCTCAGAGGAGAGGACCCCTGAAGGCCAAGaggtggagcagagcagaggataG